From the genome of Saccopteryx bilineata isolate mSacBil1 chromosome 6, mSacBil1_pri_phased_curated, whole genome shotgun sequence, one region includes:
- the ITGB1BP1 gene encoding integrin beta-1-binding protein 1 isoform X1, whose product MFRKGKKRHSSSSSQSSEISTKSKSVDSSLGGLSRSSTVASLDTDSTKSSGQSNNNSDTCAEFRIKYVGAIEKLKLSEGKSLEGPLDLINYIDVAQQDGKLPFVPLEEEFIMGVSKYGIKVSTSDQYDVLHRHALYLIIRMVCYDDGLGAGRSLLALKTTDARNEEYSLWVYQCSSLEQAQAICKVLSTAFDSVLTSEKA is encoded by the exons ATGTTTCGGAAAGGCAAAAAACGACACAGTAGTAGCAGTTCCCAAAGTAGCGAAATCAGTACTAAGAGCAAG TCTGTAGACTCCAGCCTGGGGGGCCTTTCCCGATCCAGCACTGTGGCCAGCCTCGATACGGACTCTACCAAGAGCTCAG GGCAAAGCAACAATAATTCAGATACCTGCGCAGAATTTCGAATAAAATATGTTGGCGCCATTGAGAAACTGAAACTCTCTGAAGGAAAAAGTCTTGAAGGGCCACTCGACCTGATAAATTATATAGATGTTGCCcag CAAGATGGAAAGTTGCCTTTTGTTCCCCTGGAAGAAGAATTTATTATGGGAGTCTCCAAGTATGGTATAAAAGTATCGACATCAGATCAGTAT GATGTATTGCACAGGCACGCCCTGTATTTGATCATCCGGATGGTGTGCTATGATGATGGTCTGGGGGCCGGAAGAAGCTTGCTGGCTCTGAAGACCACCGATGCACGCAATGAAGAGTACAGCCTGTGGGTTTATCAGTGCAGCAGCCTG GAACAGGCACAAGCCATCTGCAAAGTCTTATCCACTGCTTTTGACTCGGTGTTGACATCTGAGAAGGCTTGA
- the ITGB1BP1 gene encoding integrin beta-1-binding protein 1 isoform X2, with protein sequence MFRKGKKRHSSSSSQSSEISTKSKSVDSSLGGLSRSSTVASLDTDSTKSSGQSNNNSDTCAEFRIKYVGAIEKLKLSEGKSLEGPLDLINYIDVAQQDGKLPFVPLEEEFIMGVSKYGIKVSTSDQYEQAQAICKVLSTAFDSVLTSEKA encoded by the exons ATGTTTCGGAAAGGCAAAAAACGACACAGTAGTAGCAGTTCCCAAAGTAGCGAAATCAGTACTAAGAGCAAG TCTGTAGACTCCAGCCTGGGGGGCCTTTCCCGATCCAGCACTGTGGCCAGCCTCGATACGGACTCTACCAAGAGCTCAG GGCAAAGCAACAATAATTCAGATACCTGCGCAGAATTTCGAATAAAATATGTTGGCGCCATTGAGAAACTGAAACTCTCTGAAGGAAAAAGTCTTGAAGGGCCACTCGACCTGATAAATTATATAGATGTTGCCcag CAAGATGGAAAGTTGCCTTTTGTTCCCCTGGAAGAAGAATTTATTATGGGAGTCTCCAAGTATGGTATAAAAGTATCGACATCAGATCAGTAT GAACAGGCACAAGCCATCTGCAAAGTCTTATCCACTGCTTTTGACTCGGTGTTGACATCTGAGAAGGCTTGA